In the Clostridium beijerinckii genome, one interval contains:
- a CDS encoding nitroreductase family protein, producing the protein MSLITVSKEKCIKCGMCVVECPTGVLKLEADGPKEVNPNACIECGHCVAVCPKEAIDNKKSPLAMQSEIGEIKKLNSEEAKNFIRSRRSIRSYKNIPVEREKLLELVEVAHLAPTASNSQGISYLIVDDKKTIQLAVEECINWFENNETLSKVLAGMISGYKNTKVDTILRDAPSIIITLADEDFRNGRENSILSLSYLELYAPSLGLGSCWAGVFEICARSDNSPMHKIFNIPEKKKITGVVMVGYPKHSFKRFTERQPLSASFFEN; encoded by the coding sequence ATGAGTTTAATAACTGTAAGTAAAGAAAAATGTATAAAATGTGGAATGTGTGTGGTGGAATGTCCAACAGGAGTATTAAAACTAGAAGCGGACGGCCCAAAAGAAGTCAATCCTAATGCATGCATAGAATGTGGTCATTGTGTGGCTGTATGTCCAAAAGAGGCTATAGATAATAAGAAATCTCCATTAGCTATGCAAAGTGAGATAGGAGAAATCAAAAAGCTAAATTCAGAAGAAGCAAAGAATTTTATTAGATCACGAAGATCTATTCGTTCATATAAGAATATACCAGTTGAAAGAGAAAAGTTATTGGAACTTGTTGAGGTTGCACATTTGGCACCAACTGCAAGTAATTCACAAGGTATATCATATCTAATAGTAGACGATAAAAAAACAATTCAATTAGCAGTTGAGGAATGCATTAACTGGTTTGAAAATAATGAAACTTTGAGTAAGGTATTAGCAGGAATGATTAGTGGCTACAAGAATACTAAAGTTGACACTATCTTAAGAGATGCACCTAGTATAATTATAACTTTGGCTGATGAAGATTTTCGTAATGGTAGAGAAAATTCAATTCTTTCATTATCGTATCTTGAATTATATGCGCCATCTCTTGGGCTTGGATCATGTTGGGCAGGAGTATTTGAAATTTGTGCTCGTAGTGATAATTCACCAATGCACAAGATCTTTAACATTCCAGAGAAAAAGAAAATAACAGGAGTTGTAATGGTAGGATATCCTAAACATAGCTTTAAAAGATTTACAGAAAGACAACCGCTATCAGCTTCCTTTTTTGAAAACTAA
- a CDS encoding transglycosylase SLT domain-containing protein, with product MKHEKLKKLVALTLVIGLTLTEMPMLAKAATTNSTITTNPAKLANLTETSVSKPSEVPSNIWKYAYNVDKKFSKNGDFALLLCAVIKKESNFGAGLSGSPSSGDGLMQVEPSTRNAYAAKFKSTYGRTYDHGNLQDQVALGGLIIKEMVDQFGGVYNGLLHYNGGPNWYPGCTDSYGRPILADQYANAVYKTYKNYGGKK from the coding sequence ATGAAACACGAGAAATTAAAAAAACTAGTTGCTCTCACTTTAGTAATTGGACTTACATTAACTGAAATGCCGATGCTTGCTAAGGCAGCAACAACAAATTCAACAATAACTACAAATCCAGCAAAACTTGCGAATCTAACGGAGACATCAGTATCAAAGCCTAGTGAAGTTCCAAGTAACATATGGAAATATGCATATAATGTAGATAAGAAATTTAGTAAGAATGGAGATTTTGCATTATTATTATGTGCAGTTATAAAAAAAGAGAGTAATTTTGGTGCAGGCTTATCTGGCAGTCCCTCATCTGGTGATGGATTAATGCAAGTGGAACCAAGTACAAGAAATGCATATGCAGCAAAGTTTAAATCAACATATGGACGAACTTATGATCATGGAAATCTTCAAGATCAGGTAGCATTAGGTGGATTGATTATAAAGGAGATGGTTGATCAATTTGGTGGTGTATATAATGGTTTATTGCATTATAATGGAGGTCCAAACTGGTATCCAGGTTGCACAGACTCATATGGTCGACCAATCCTAGCTGATCAATATGCAAACGCAGTATATAAAACATATAAAAACTATGGTGGAAAGAAATAA
- a CDS encoding TetR/AcrR family transcriptional regulator has product MTNKYNAEQNKITKESILGALMSLMEKKDFKNISITEVSQKAGVSRMAFYRNYSIMEDILIDHLDDMFREYSTLLNHKEISNYEMTRLFFYYFRQHQKFIENLLRSKLTHLILERSIEFLDIYSKTITCTMDCSPEFEKYNIGFIAGGFFNVLMIWCKSGMTESDEKMAEIVHDRLSNHIAGITLTDF; this is encoded by the coding sequence ATGACTAATAAATACAATGCTGAACAGAATAAGATTACAAAAGAGAGTATTTTAGGTGCTCTTATGTCTTTAATGGAGAAAAAGGACTTCAAGAATATATCTATTACAGAAGTATCACAAAAAGCTGGTGTATCACGGATGGCTTTTTATCGTAATTACAGCATAATGGAAGATATCCTTATTGATCATCTAGACGATATGTTTAGAGAGTATTCAACCCTTTTAAATCATAAAGAAATAAGTAATTATGAAATGACACGTTTATTTTTTTACTATTTTAGACAACATCAAAAATTTATTGAAAACCTACTAAGGTCTAAATTAACCCACTTAATACTTGAACGATCTATTGAATTTCTTGATATATACTCAAAAACTATAACATGCACCATGGATTGCTCTCCTGAATTTGAAAAATATAATATTGGATTCATTGCAGGCGGATTTTTTAATGTATTGATGATTTGGTGCAAAAGTGGTATGACAGAGAGTGACGAGAAGATGGCAGAAATTGTTCATGATAGGCTTTCAAATCATATTGCTGGAATCACCTTAACAGATTTCTGA
- a CDS encoding EFR1 family ferrodoxin (N-terminal region resembles flavodoxins. C-terminal ferrodoxin region binds two 4Fe-4S clusters.), with amino-acid sequence MKIFYFTGTGNNLYVAKRIGGESYSIPKLMKLGQFEFEDEKIGIVFPSYYGGVPKIVEEFLNKVELKSKYIFAVVSFGSFSGAVIPELLEIGKRNQIQFSYINEILMVDNYLPVFDMAKEIKKEPKKNIEESLAQIINDIQVKKVYIKRHTAVIRCIEAILKKFHSKTKANAQYDKNFYVEDTCNSCKVCEKVCPVNNINADTKPVYKGNCEQCLACINHCPQNAIRLKQEKSKARFINQNVKLKEIIEANN; translated from the coding sequence ATGAAAATATTTTATTTTACAGGAACTGGCAACAATTTATATGTGGCAAAGAGAATTGGAGGAGAAAGTTATTCTATTCCTAAGTTAATGAAACTAGGACAGTTTGAGTTTGAAGATGAAAAGATTGGTATTGTATTTCCGAGTTATTATGGAGGAGTTCCTAAAATTGTTGAGGAGTTTCTAAATAAAGTTGAACTAAAAAGTAAATATATTTTTGCCGTAGTGTCTTTTGGATCTTTTTCAGGAGCAGTCATACCTGAGCTTTTAGAAATTGGAAAAAGAAATCAAATCCAGTTTTCATACATTAATGAAATACTTATGGTTGACAATTACCTTCCAGTGTTTGATATGGCTAAAGAGATAAAAAAAGAGCCGAAGAAGAATATAGAAGAAAGTCTTGCACAAATAATTAATGATATCCAAGTTAAAAAAGTATATATCAAGAGACACACTGCAGTTATAAGATGTATTGAAGCAATATTAAAAAAGTTTCATTCTAAGACTAAGGCTAACGCTCAATATGATAAGAATTTCTATGTAGAAGATACCTGTAATAGCTGTAAAGTTTGCGAGAAAGTTTGCCCAGTAAATAATATTAATGCAGATACTAAACCTGTTTATAAAGGAAATTGTGAGCAGTGTTTAGCCTGTATTAATCATTGTCCACAGAATGCTATACGACTTAAGCAGGAAAAAAGTAAAGCTAGATTTATTAATCAAAATGTTAAATTGAAGGAAATAATAGAGGCAAATAATTGA
- a CDS encoding 2-oxoacid:ferredoxin oxidoreductase subunit beta, with translation MSEQFRTYETAWCPGCGNFNILESLKRALTELGKDPYEVLMVAGIGQAAKLPQYISANSFCGLHGRAIPVAVAAKMANDKLTVIVDSGDGDTYGEGGNHFIHNIRRNTNITHFVHDNQIYGLTKGQASPTSGIGLVTGAQTTGNINAPLNPVALAITLGAGFVARAFSGDMDQLVSIMKEAISYKGYAMVDIFQPCVTFNHINTFSFYKNRVYSLDENYDPSNKLAALEKAMEFGDKIPTGILYREDKESFSERNVVLNKDTALIDRPFNPSIIEELISQLV, from the coding sequence ATGAGTGAACAATTTCGTACTTACGAAACAGCTTGGTGTCCAGGCTGTGGTAATTTTAATATATTAGAAAGTTTAAAAAGAGCGTTAACTGAATTAGGAAAGGACCCTTATGAGGTTTTAATGGTTGCAGGAATTGGGCAAGCCGCTAAGTTGCCTCAATATATAAGTGCTAATAGTTTCTGTGGTTTACACGGTAGAGCAATACCTGTTGCAGTTGCTGCTAAAATGGCAAATGATAAGCTAACAGTTATAGTAGATTCTGGTGATGGTGATACCTATGGAGAAGGCGGAAATCATTTTATCCATAATATAAGAAGGAACACTAATATAACTCATTTTGTTCATGATAACCAAATATATGGTCTTACAAAAGGTCAAGCCTCTCCTACTTCTGGAATAGGTTTAGTAACTGGGGCTCAAACTACTGGAAATATCAATGCCCCATTAAATCCTGTAGCTTTAGCTATAACACTTGGAGCAGGCTTTGTTGCCAGAGCCTTTAGTGGAGATATGGATCAGCTTGTTTCAATTATGAAGGAAGCAATTTCTTATAAAGGATATGCTATGGTGGATATTTTTCAACCTTGCGTAACTTTTAATCATATTAACACTTTCTCCTTCTATAAAAATAGAGTTTATTCTTTAGATGAAAACTACGACCCTAGCAATAAACTTGCTGCACTAGAAAAAGCTATGGAGTTTGGAGATAAGATTCCAACTGGAATTCTATATAGAGAAGATAAGGAAAGCTTTAGTGAAAGAAATGTTGTTTTAAATAAAGATACAGCTCTTATTGACAGACCTTTCAATCCTTCTATTATAGAAGAACTTATTTCTCAGCTTGTATAA
- a CDS encoding VanZ family protein, which yields MIKRERIKTFFLYGVFICYILLLIKILFLSRISNLDHRSINLIPFYSIKEYLFSSSASIKKFAFGNVGGNIAIFIPLGAYLLLFKNNKRVITNLLFVFIVSLFVEIIQGIFGIGASDIDDIILNCLGGLIGILGYKFFLFILPDEKKVHTAIAILSAIALPRILFYLFIMKMRF from the coding sequence ATGATTAAACGAGAACGGATCAAAACATTCTTTTTATATGGTGTTTTCATTTGCTACATACTTTTATTAATTAAAATATTGTTTTTATCAAGAATCTCTAATTTGGATCATAGGTCAATCAATCTCATTCCTTTTTATAGTATAAAGGAATATCTATTTAGTAGCTCTGCCTCTATAAAAAAATTCGCTTTTGGTAATGTGGGTGGAAATATAGCTATATTTATTCCTCTTGGTGCATATTTGCTATTATTCAAAAATAATAAAAGAGTAATAACCAATTTATTATTTGTATTTATAGTAAGTTTGTTTGTTGAAATCATTCAGGGGATCTTTGGAATTGGAGCATCAGACATTGATGACATAATTCTAAATTGTTTGGGTGGATTAATTGGCATTTTAGGATATAAGTTTTTCTTGTTTATATTACCAGATGAGAAAAAAGTACATACTGCGATTGCAATACTATCTGCTATTGCATTGCCACGTATATTATTTTATTTATTCATAATGAAAATGAGATTCTAG
- a CDS encoding TetR/AcrR family transcriptional regulator, translating to MGRSREFDENVVLQKAMELFWKQGYEKTSLNDLVEHMGIHRRSLYDTFGDKHTLFLKTVDFYAELIKNKMQAGISNAETAKQAIRFIFDFTIEGYEDKQWGCLIVNSATEMALRDKEIEEKIEKIFMQTEQLLADLVRKGMETGEFSCKYDPEVLSEILQNTLLGIRVQLRMSASKEKLHRVADFFMDLLNN from the coding sequence ATGGGACGAAGCAGAGAATTTGATGAAAATGTAGTTCTTCAGAAAGCAATGGAACTATTTTGGAAGCAAGGTTACGAAAAGACATCTTTAAATGATTTAGTTGAGCACATGGGAATCCATCGCAGAAGTTTATATGATACCTTCGGTGATAAGCACACATTATTTTTAAAAACCGTAGATTTTTATGCAGAATTAATAAAAAATAAAATGCAGGCAGGAATTTCAAATGCAGAAACAGCAAAACAAGCTATAAGATTTATCTTTGATTTTACTATAGAAGGATATGAAGATAAACAATGGGGCTGCTTAATTGTAAATTCAGCAACGGAGATGGCTCTTAGGGATAAAGAGATAGAAGAAAAAATAGAAAAGATATTCATGCAAACAGAACAACTACTTGCTGATCTTGTTCGAAAAGGCATGGAAACAGGTGAATTTTCTTGCAAGTATGATCCAGAAGTTTTATCAGAAATACTTCAAAATACATTGCTTGGAATTCGTGTGCAGTTAAGAATGTCAGCGAGCAAAGAAAAATTACATCGTGTGGCAGATTTTTTTATGGATTTATTAAATAACTAA
- a CDS encoding IS110 family transposase has protein sequence MSNFFYSPVIGIDVSADFSYTAILAPNGDIYKKSFKIKHDLNGFNHLVNEIKKVEEEFNMKTAIFMESTGVYHLSLFHYLNKYFDNTFVINPLVTKSNKNGDIRKVKNDKKDALSIATIGKFQNIKLSQQLSLDIFLLKNLVREYYKLTDTSSTFKKKLSADLRVIFPGYNTIFSDSTSKSSIELLSQYPTPQSILEAPKENIIKIFLNSSKKGIIWSENTYSKLFKVANEAKIIGLPLDGLTVKIASSITLIKTIQSEIDTLLQKINNFIQSETFPESIRANIELIDSIPGIGQLTAITIIAEIGDIDGFLKPKHLVAFFGIDSSVNQSGNFKGDDNKISKRGTRIGRRALYSVALASIRNNRNGVPINKVLLDYYQINLKGKKPKIALVAIMHKIINYIFAVLRNQTPFEQRDPKIHKQMFLENNSLNKVA, from the coding sequence ATGTCTAATTTTTTTTATAGTCCTGTAATAGGAATTGATGTTTCAGCTGATTTTTCATATACTGCAATACTCGCACCGAATGGTGATATTTATAAGAAGTCATTTAAAATAAAGCATGATCTCAATGGCTTCAACCACTTAGTTAATGAAATAAAAAAAGTGGAAGAAGAGTTTAACATGAAAACTGCAATTTTCATGGAGTCCACTGGCGTGTACCATTTATCTCTTTTCCACTATCTTAATAAATATTTCGATAACACATTTGTTATCAATCCACTCGTTACTAAGTCTAACAAAAATGGTGACATAAGAAAAGTGAAAAATGATAAAAAAGACGCTTTATCTATTGCAACAATAGGAAAATTTCAAAACATTAAGTTATCACAACAACTTAGCCTTGATATTTTTCTTCTGAAAAATCTTGTAAGAGAGTATTACAAACTTACAGATACTAGCTCTACTTTTAAGAAAAAATTATCCGCTGATTTAAGAGTTATTTTTCCTGGCTATAATACTATATTTTCAGATTCAACATCTAAAAGTTCAATTGAGCTTTTAAGTCAATATCCAACGCCACAATCAATTTTAGAGGCACCTAAGGAAAATATAATTAAGATTTTCCTTAATAGCTCTAAAAAGGGCATTATCTGGTCGGAAAATACATATTCCAAATTATTTAAGGTTGCTAATGAAGCTAAAATAATTGGCTTACCGTTAGACGGTTTAACCGTCAAAATAGCCAGCTCTATAACATTAATAAAAACTATTCAATCAGAGATTGATACATTGCTACAGAAAATTAACAATTTTATACAGTCTGAAACTTTTCCTGAATCTATTAGAGCTAATATTGAACTAATTGATTCAATTCCTGGCATAGGGCAATTAACTGCTATTACTATAATAGCTGAAATAGGTGATATTGATGGTTTTCTTAAGCCCAAACATCTTGTAGCTTTCTTTGGTATTGATAGCTCAGTTAATCAATCAGGTAATTTTAAAGGCGATGATAATAAAATTTCAAAAAGAGGAACTCGAATCGGTCGAAGAGCATTATATTCTGTTGCACTAGCTTCAATCCGTAACAATCGTAATGGAGTTCCTATAAATAAAGTCCTATTAGATTATTATCAAATAAACCTTAAAGGCAAAAAGCCTAAAATCGCCTTAGTCGCTATAATGCATAAAATTATAAACTACATTTTTGCTGTTCTCCGAAATCAAACTCCGTTTGAGCAAAGAGATCCCAAAATACATAAGCAAATGTTCCTGGAAAATAACTCTTTAAACAAAGTCGCTTAA